From Mucilaginibacter rubeus, a single genomic window includes:
- a CDS encoding HlyD family efflux transporter periplasmic adaptor subunit, with amino-acid sequence MKKKMKPIRIILTGLLLITMLISACSDKKKVPATVQVTSDIKYTCSMHPQILEDHPGNCPICGMALVKKSGQAGAQAGISMNTVLQPVNSSVIANITAITPEEKLIPTQIAAQGYLDFDNRTFNNIAARFSGRIEKLYIKYAFQEIHTGQRIFDIYSPDMVVAQQDLIYLIKNSSQETALINAARQKLLLLGMTTAQVEQVIKSGRPFYSLPVYSPYDGHVHDMPHSQMTDTASTESPSDFANNPPLSIKEGMYVEKGQNIFNVVNPHQLWAIIKIDRSAIAALKLNQPVTITLPDMPGKTIRGKVNFIEPTLQNGDKTTSIRVYIDNMDHALKVHSLVTANIQTGEIKGLWIPRSALLDLGRTQVVWLKKGALFKAHQVNTGIVNGNEVQIVKGLSVSDSLASDAQYLTDSESFIKTSGNE; translated from the coding sequence ATGAAAAAGAAAATGAAACCCATTAGGATCATATTGACCGGCCTCCTGTTAATTACGATGCTGATCAGTGCCTGCTCGGATAAAAAGAAGGTCCCAGCTACTGTACAGGTTACAAGCGATATTAAATATACCTGCTCCATGCATCCGCAGATCCTCGAAGATCATCCGGGCAATTGCCCGATCTGCGGCATGGCGCTGGTTAAAAAGTCAGGTCAGGCCGGTGCGCAGGCAGGCATCAGCATGAATACGGTATTGCAACCGGTTAATTCATCCGTAATAGCGAATATTACTGCCATTACCCCGGAAGAAAAGTTAATCCCAACCCAAATCGCGGCCCAGGGATATCTTGATTTTGATAACAGGACATTTAATAACATTGCCGCACGCTTTTCGGGACGTATCGAAAAGCTTTATATCAAATATGCTTTCCAGGAAATCCATACAGGTCAGCGGATCTTTGATATTTACAGCCCGGATATGGTTGTCGCGCAGCAGGACTTAATTTACCTGATAAAGAACTCATCCCAGGAAACAGCTTTGATCAATGCGGCCAGGCAAAAACTTTTGTTACTGGGAATGACAACAGCACAGGTGGAACAGGTCATCAAAAGCGGTAGGCCGTTTTATAGTCTGCCGGTGTACAGTCCTTATGACGGACACGTACACGATATGCCGCATAGTCAAATGACAGATACTGCAAGTACAGAATCTCCATCAGATTTCGCTAACAATCCTCCGCTTTCCATCAAAGAAGGTATGTATGTAGAAAAAGGGCAGAACATTTTTAATGTTGTTAACCCTCATCAGTTATGGGCGATCATTAAGATCGACCGCTCTGCAATTGCCGCCTTAAAATTAAACCAGCCAGTCACGATAACATTGCCGGATATGCCAGGAAAAACGATTAGGGGCAAAGTCAATTTTATTGAACCAACCTTGCAAAACGGTGATAAAACCACCAGCATTCGGGTTTATATTGACAATATGGATCATGCGTTGAAGGTACACAGCCTGGTTACAGCTAACATACAAACCGGGGAAATAAAAGGTTTATGGATACCAAGATCCGCATTACTAGACCTGGGACGAACGCAGGTAGTGTGGCTAAAAAAAGGCGCATTATTTAAGGCTCATCAGGTAAATACGGGGATTGTAAATGGCAATGAAGTACAAATTGTAAAAGGCTTATCTGTTTCAGATAGCCTGGCATCAGATGCTCAATATTTAACAGACAGTGAAAGTTTTATTAAAACATCAGGCAATGAATAA
- a CDS encoding TolC family protein translates to MKTKYHITYIVLICFASLTAEAQVQRLPLDSVLARIAANPSLQAYDEKIRAQDAYATGAKSLDAPKISAGQYQTPYQINPNTGSFMIQAEQMFTNPAKLRAKENYMKGMSKVTAEDKNYMKNQLIAQARQYYYERVVLEKKLALLQNTQSLLEYMLKDANIRLTYGKEKLPNIYKAKADLYQLDNTREQLNNEISQKNIMLNTLMNRDKQTVFTVDTTVVLKDYETNVTDTASLANARSDIKGIDRNIDLQQLNAKMEYSKRKPDFGIQAGHMFSYGGMANQYILMASVTIPIVPWASKEYKANLKGIRYEVAELQQKKLDMLNQAEGQLAGLRTDMSSKKRQLKNYNQNIIPALQNTYKTSLLAYEQNTGDLPSVLDGIKGLQLARMDALDRLQELLQLQVAYEKENETH, encoded by the coding sequence ATGAAAACGAAATATCACATCACCTATATAGTGCTTATCTGCTTTGCAAGCCTGACAGCAGAAGCTCAGGTTCAGCGCTTGCCTTTAGACAGCGTACTGGCGCGTATAGCTGCTAATCCTTCTTTGCAGGCGTATGATGAAAAAATCAGGGCACAGGATGCGTATGCTACAGGAGCGAAAAGCCTAGATGCACCAAAGATCAGCGCAGGCCAATACCAAACCCCTTATCAGATCAATCCGAACACGGGGTCCTTTATGATCCAGGCGGAGCAGATGTTCACTAACCCGGCCAAACTGCGGGCCAAAGAAAATTACATGAAGGGAATGTCTAAAGTAACCGCCGAAGACAAGAACTATATGAAAAATCAATTGATCGCCCAGGCCAGGCAATATTATTATGAACGAGTTGTGCTGGAAAAAAAACTGGCTTTATTGCAAAACACACAAAGCCTGCTGGAATATATGCTCAAGGATGCGAATATCCGGCTCACCTATGGTAAGGAAAAGCTGCCGAATATTTACAAAGCCAAAGCAGACTTATATCAGCTGGATAATACGCGAGAACAATTAAACAATGAGATCAGCCAAAAAAACATTATGCTCAACACGCTGATGAACCGTGATAAGCAAACGGTGTTTACTGTCGATACTACTGTCGTTCTGAAAGATTATGAAACTAACGTTACCGATACGGCAAGTCTCGCAAATGCGCGCAGCGACATTAAAGGGATCGACCGGAATATTGATTTACAACAATTGAATGCTAAAATGGAATACAGCAAGCGCAAACCCGATTTTGGTATCCAGGCGGGGCATATGTTTAGCTACGGAGGAATGGCTAACCAGTATATTTTAATGGCTTCTGTCACCATACCTATCGTTCCCTGGGCATCCAAAGAATACAAGGCCAACCTGAAAGGTATCCGGTATGAGGTAGCTGAATTACAGCAAAAGAAACTGGATATGCTGAACCAGGCCGAAGGGCAGCTGGCCGGTTTAAGAACGGATATGAGCAGCAAAAAAAGACAACTCAAAAACTATAACCAAAATATCATTCCTGCCTTGCAAAATACCTATAAAACATCCTTGCTCGCTTATGAACAGAATACCGGCGATCTGCCATCAGTATTGGACGGTATTAAAGGTTTACAGTTGGCCAGGATGGATGCATTAGATCGTTTACAGGAACTTTTACAATTACAGGTAGCTTATGAAAAAGAAAATGAAACCCATTAG
- a CDS encoding efflux RND transporter permease subunit — protein MTTAERIRIIEASCKQVGRGVFFSTLIIVASFLPVFMLEGQEGKLFGPLAWTKTFILAIDAVLAVTLAPVLISFFLKGKLSSDDRNPLNRFLERVYRPILNWCITWRKTTIGINIIALLISIPLLLSLGSEFMPPLDEGTILFMPVTLPDVSNSETKQLLQIQDRIIKSIPEVKNVLGKAGRANTATDNSPINMVETIVLLKPTSEWRKGIKKEDIINELNGKLQIPGVVNGWTQPIINRINMLSTGIRTDVGLKVYGQNLDTIYSLSNQMKQALQGINGVKDLYVDPITGGKYLDIQVNKDAIGRYGLSVDDVNEVVESALGGMNITPTIEGRRRFSVNLRLAQDYRSNLEEIKRTLVQTMNYGPIPLSSVADIKISDGPAMIQSENALLRGTVLFNVRDRDMGSTVKEAQDRLNTMVRSLPKGYFIEWSGQYENLIRAEHTLKLILPIVLVIIFGCLYFAFHSIREAFFSLISIPFALIGGAYMVYFFGVHLSVAVAVGFIALFGIAVETGIVMVIYLNDAMQQLVVLKGNSKVTITKEDLRIYVMNGAVKRLRPKLMTVCVALFGLVPVLWATGTGSDVMLPIVLPMIGGVLTSSTHILLVTPLIFLMVKEYELRKHGKLEVLEVKE, from the coding sequence ATGACTACAGCAGAAAGAATTAGAATTATAGAAGCATCCTGTAAACAGGTGGGCCGTGGTGTGTTCTTTTCCACGCTGATCATTGTCGCTTCCTTTCTCCCGGTATTTATGCTGGAAGGACAGGAAGGTAAACTGTTTGGCCCTTTAGCATGGACAAAAACTTTCATATTGGCTATAGATGCGGTCCTTGCGGTTACGCTGGCCCCGGTATTGATTTCCTTTTTTCTGAAAGGAAAGCTGAGTTCAGACGACCGTAATCCATTGAACCGATTTTTGGAACGCGTTTACAGGCCGATACTCAACTGGTGCATTACCTGGCGCAAAACCACTATAGGTATCAACATCATCGCGCTATTGATCAGCATACCGCTCTTATTGAGTCTTGGTAGCGAATTTATGCCGCCGTTAGATGAAGGAACGATCCTGTTTATGCCGGTTACATTACCAGATGTGTCCAACTCAGAAACCAAGCAACTGCTGCAAATACAGGACCGGATCATTAAAAGTATACCGGAGGTAAAGAATGTACTAGGAAAAGCTGGCCGGGCGAATACAGCAACCGATAACTCGCCGATAAATATGGTGGAAACCATCGTCTTGTTAAAACCCACCAGTGAATGGCGCAAAGGCATCAAAAAGGAAGATATCATCAATGAACTTAACGGAAAATTGCAAATACCGGGTGTAGTGAATGGCTGGACACAACCTATCATTAACCGCATCAATATGCTTTCTACCGGTATCCGAACCGATGTGGGATTAAAAGTTTACGGTCAGAACCTGGATACGATCTATTCTTTGTCTAATCAGATGAAACAGGCTTTGCAGGGTATTAATGGTGTGAAGGATCTTTATGTTGATCCGATCACTGGTGGTAAATACCTGGATATACAAGTCAACAAAGATGCCATAGGACGTTATGGCCTAAGCGTAGATGACGTGAACGAGGTTGTAGAAAGCGCATTGGGCGGGATGAATATCACACCAACGATTGAAGGGCGCAGGCGCTTCAGCGTTAACCTTAGACTGGCACAAGACTACCGGAGTAACCTGGAGGAAATCAAGCGCACCTTGGTTCAAACGATGAATTATGGCCCGATACCGCTGTCTTCCGTTGCAGATATTAAGATCAGCGACGGGCCGGCAATGATCCAGTCGGAAAATGCCTTATTGCGCGGTACGGTATTATTTAATGTTCGTGACCGTGACATGGGAAGTACGGTAAAAGAGGCACAGGACAGGCTGAACACGATGGTGAGAAGCTTACCTAAAGGTTACTTTATCGAGTGGAGCGGCCAATATGAAAACCTGATCCGGGCTGAACATACCTTAAAGCTTATTCTTCCTATTGTACTGGTTATTATTTTTGGCTGCCTGTATTTTGCTTTTCACTCCATCCGGGAGGCCTTTTTTAGCCTGATCAGTATTCCGTTTGCGCTTATCGGGGGCGCTTACATGGTGTATTTCTTTGGCGTGCATTTGTCGGTAGCAGTAGCAGTGGGCTTTATCGCCCTGTTTGGCATAGCGGTAGAGACGGGTATCGTCATGGTAATCTATCTCAATGATGCCATGCAGCAACTGGTCGTATTGAAAGGAAATAGTAAGGTAACCATAACCAAAGAAGATCTTCGGATTTACGTGATGAACGGCGCGGTAAAACGTTTACGGCCTAAACTCATGACGGTTTGTGTGGCTTTGTTTGGCCTGGTACCCGTGCTTTGGGCAACCGGTACCGGCTCCGATGTCATGCTGCCTATCGTGCTGCCGATGATTGGCGGGGTATTAACTTCTTCCACGCATATTTTACTGGTTACCCCATTGATCTTCCTGATGGTCAAAGAATACGAATTGAGGAAACATGGCAAGCTGGAAGTATTGGAGGTAAAGGAATAA
- a CDS encoding efflux RND transporter permease subunit, producing MINQLITLSLKNRYIVLLVAVALFGWGTYAVRENPIDAIPDLSENQVIVFTEWGGRSPQIMEDQVTYPLVSNLQGIPKVKAIRATSMFGMSFVYIVFQDNTDVYWARSRVLERLSYAQRLLPQGITPTLGPDGTGVGHILWYTLDAKGIDLGEQRALQDWYVKLGLQTVPGVSEVASFGGFEKQYQINIDPHKLNYYNIPLSQVLKAVKSNNNDVGGRKFEMNGTGYIVRGLGYIKNLQDVENITIGTIKTVPVRVKDVATVQMGGDLRLGIFDQNGEGEAVGGIVVMRYGENADKVIHAVKDKMADIQKGFPPGVKFKIAYDRSELIESAIGSVKHTLIEEMITVSIIVILFLLSLKSALSIIIQIPITIAASFILLNAFGISSNIMSLTGIALAIGVIVDNGIVMVENSHRNLSAAQEKEKS from the coding sequence ATGATCAATCAACTTATTACCCTGTCCTTAAAGAACAGGTATATCGTATTGCTGGTCGCCGTCGCACTTTTTGGATGGGGAACTTATGCCGTGCGTGAAAACCCAATCGACGCTATTCCTGATCTATCCGAGAACCAGGTGATCGTTTTCACCGAATGGGGAGGCCGCAGCCCGCAGATCATGGAAGACCAGGTGACTTACCCGCTGGTAAGCAACCTGCAGGGGATTCCTAAAGTTAAAGCCATCCGGGCCACCTCCATGTTCGGGATGAGCTTCGTCTATATTGTCTTCCAGGATAATACGGATGTTTACTGGGCGCGCAGCCGGGTACTGGAACGGTTAAGCTATGCGCAGCGCTTGCTGCCGCAAGGTATTACCCCAACATTGGGGCCTGATGGAACCGGTGTTGGCCATATCCTGTGGTACACGCTCGATGCCAAAGGAATAGATCTCGGAGAACAGCGGGCCTTGCAAGACTGGTATGTTAAGTTGGGGCTGCAAACCGTGCCGGGCGTTAGCGAAGTTGCTTCTTTCGGCGGCTTTGAAAAGCAATACCAGATCAATATAGACCCGCATAAACTCAATTATTATAATATTCCCTTATCACAGGTGCTGAAAGCTGTTAAAAGCAATAACAATGATGTGGGCGGCCGCAAGTTTGAAATGAACGGCACCGGGTATATCGTCCGCGGCCTGGGCTATATAAAAAACTTGCAGGACGTAGAAAATATTACCATCGGAACCATCAAAACCGTACCGGTCAGGGTAAAAGACGTCGCGACCGTTCAAATGGGCGGCGATCTGCGCCTTGGCATATTCGACCAGAACGGCGAAGGTGAGGCGGTTGGTGGAATTGTCGTGATGCGTTATGGCGAAAACGCCGATAAGGTTATTCATGCCGTAAAGGATAAAATGGCCGATATACAAAAAGGCTTTCCTCCAGGCGTGAAATTTAAAATTGCCTATGACCGGAGTGAATTGATCGAAAGCGCAATCGGATCTGTCAAACATACGCTGATCGAGGAAATGATCACGGTGTCAATCATTGTGATCCTGTTCCTATTGAGTTTGAAAAGTGCGCTCAGTATAATTATTCAAATCCCGATTACCATCGCGGCCAGCTTTATCCTGCTCAATGCCTTTGGTATTAGTTCCAATATCATGTCGTTAACGGGTATCGCATTAGCTATCGGGGTGATCGTAGATAACGGGATCGTTATGGTCGAAAACTCGCACCGGAATTTATCCGCTGCACAAGAAAAAGAAAAGTCATGA
- a CDS encoding heavy metal-binding domain-containing protein gives MKKVTLIAVAILFSGATVFAAGLPVKAVSDTTKTKKVKPVAKPEKVQYTCGMHPDVLSEKPGKCPKCGMELVKKEPAKKKAETMKM, from the coding sequence ATGAAAAAAGTAACCCTGATAGCTGTGGCCATTCTTTTCTCCGGTGCAACGGTGTTTGCTGCTGGCCTGCCTGTCAAAGCTGTATCTGACACGACTAAAACAAAAAAGGTAAAGCCTGTAGCGAAACCTGAGAAAGTACAATACACCTGCGGTATGCACCCGGATGTATTAAGTGAAAAACCTGGCAAATGCCCTAAATGCGGCATGGAACTGGTAAAAAAAGAACCGGCGAAAAAGAAAGCTGAAACCATGAAGATGTAA
- a CDS encoding HYC_CC_PP family protein, with protein MKKIISILLVFAYAISVYGVSVNKFYCCGQLSTVSIAKITQLNCPNKSDPSCCKTTKQEFKIKDNHVFAKASSIAHIQFAVVIAEYFIQIPAESIGIKNARAYNSHAPPATRDALYTLFCTYRI; from the coding sequence TTGAAAAAAATTATTTCCATATTGCTCGTATTTGCTTATGCAATCTCTGTTTACGGGGTTTCTGTAAATAAATTTTATTGCTGCGGGCAACTTTCAACAGTCAGTATTGCTAAAATCACACAACTGAATTGTCCGAATAAGTCCGATCCATCTTGTTGTAAAACAACTAAACAAGAGTTTAAGATAAAAGACAATCATGTTTTTGCAAAGGCAAGTTCCATTGCGCATATACAGTTCGCCGTAGTAATTGCCGAGTATTTTATCCAAATACCTGCTGAAAGTATAGGCATCAAAAATGCAAGGGCTTATAATAGTCATGCGCCGCCAGCTACTCGGGATGCGCTTTATACGCTGTTTTGTACCTACAGAATCTGA
- a CDS encoding c-type cytochrome, with protein MNSDQFIRRLLITNLILLSAIKFALAQDPVKGKALFIANNCSTCHKIDEQMVGPALGPMVTMGHKEDYLISWIQNNQALIEKKNPEALKIYNKFNQQQMPVFSNLTNKDVKDIISYIRSEWQTMQTANNDMQGKGKTGERKLSAENTWPIIALIITLIITFLIIVMLNKTIARLEGLLLNRKKVLPKKQFSKKKR; from the coding sequence ATGAATTCAGATCAATTCATCCGTAGACTACTAATCACTAACTTAATTCTGCTATCGGCCATAAAATTTGCATTAGCGCAGGACCCGGTAAAAGGTAAGGCATTATTCATAGCCAACAACTGTAGCACCTGCCATAAAATAGATGAGCAAATGGTGGGGCCGGCTCTAGGCCCCATGGTGACAATGGGACACAAAGAAGATTATTTGATCAGTTGGATACAAAATAATCAGGCCCTTATTGAAAAAAAGAACCCTGAGGCATTGAAGATTTATAATAAATTCAATCAGCAGCAGATGCCGGTGTTCAGTAACCTCACGAATAAGGACGTTAAGGATATCATTTCCTATATAAGAAGCGAGTGGCAAACCATGCAAACCGCTAACAATGATATGCAAGGTAAAGGAAAAACCGGTGAGAGAAAATTATCTGCAGAAAATACCTGGCCAATTATTGCACTAATTATTACCTTGATTATTACGTTCCTCATTATTGTTATGTTAAACAAGACAATAGCTCGGCTGGAAGGCCTGTTGCTCAACAGGAAAAAAGTGTTGCCCAAAAAACAATTTTCAAAAAAGAAAAGATAG
- a CDS encoding GNAT family N-acetyltransferase: MDYSIYIRPLLISDAENNLKWSIDPELWKLTGERPEKYISMDLEVAWLSYVLRNTTDKCFAICLNFPDHHIGNIELTNITDQEAQCNVLIGEKLFWGKGIAGKALSLVSDYAFSYLKLKRLYTKIYSENKPALSLFKRCGFIAIGLAENNFIKLTVDLEDHQVKLSH; encoded by the coding sequence ATGGATTATTCAATTTACATCAGGCCTTTGCTGATCAGCGATGCGGAAAATAATTTGAAGTGGAGTATTGATCCGGAATTGTGGAAATTAACCGGTGAAAGGCCGGAAAAATACATATCTATGGATTTGGAAGTCGCCTGGTTGTCTTATGTGCTCCGAAATACGACAGATAAATGTTTTGCCATATGTCTGAATTTTCCTGACCATCATATAGGGAACATCGAATTAACGAATATTACCGACCAAGAGGCACAATGCAATGTACTTATCGGGGAAAAACTATTTTGGGGTAAAGGAATAGCGGGTAAAGCCTTATCCCTGGTCAGCGACTACGCCTTCTCCTATCTCAAATTAAAACGCCTCTACACAAAAATTTACAGTGAAAATAAGCCTGCACTTTCCCTTTTTAAAAGGTGTGGGTTTATCGCAATTGGATTAGCCGAAAATAATTTTATAAAGCTTACGGTCGATTTAGAAGATCATCAAGTTAAATTGTCTCATTAA
- a CDS encoding copper-translocating P-type ATPase — MKDIHKDHPGDMNNISSPHKHENQASEATLNKDPMGHGKHAAQAGMGMAGHDHHAMMIADFKKRFYVVLALTIPVMLLSMQIQQWLRLDLHFVGSNYLLFGLSTVVFIYGGWPFLSGWFSELKAKNPGMMTLIGFAISVAYIYSAATVFGLKGMDFFWELTTLILIMLLGHWIEMRSVAGASRELELLVQLMPAEAHLIDGKNTSEVKTDSLKSGDLILIKPGEKIPADGIIEDGESYLNESMLTGESTPVQKSKGQDVIAGSVNGNGSLRVRVTHSGEDSYLSKVITLVKNAQDAKSNTQLLADKAAKWLTIIALIAGIGTFAFWLADGKDLAFAMERMVTVIVICCPHALGLAVPLVVAKSTSLSAKHGLLIKNRTAFENSRKISTIVFDKTGTLTVGKFEVARVLVIDHQSNDHQKWENEMLRIVAALEQNSEHPIATGILAEIKKRSLDVPKAIDFQAITGKGVEAMVEGKHLKVVSPGYLNEKHIALPEGFEANGSETVVFVIINEVLYGYIALSDTIRPESAEAIQTLHDNGIKSLLLTGDNSQVAESVSNQLKMDGFFAEVLPHQKLDKIKELQQKGEFVAMTGDGVNDAPPLAQADIGIAVGSGSDIAAETAGIVLVNSNPKDIVSLILFGKATYRKMVQNLAWATGYNVVALPLAAGVLYNQGIVLSPAVGAVLMTVSTVVVAINASLLKVKQS, encoded by the coding sequence ATGAAAGATATTCACAAAGATCATCCCGGGGATATGAATAACATATCATCACCCCATAAACATGAAAATCAAGCCTCAGAAGCGACATTAAACAAAGACCCTATGGGGCATGGCAAACACGCTGCGCAAGCCGGTATGGGGATGGCGGGCCATGATCATCACGCTATGATGATCGCTGATTTTAAGAAACGGTTTTATGTTGTTTTGGCGTTAACTATTCCCGTAATGTTGCTTTCTATGCAAATTCAACAATGGCTGCGCCTTGATCTACATTTTGTCGGTTCCAATTACCTCCTGTTTGGCCTGTCAACCGTCGTCTTTATTTATGGTGGATGGCCGTTTTTGTCTGGATGGTTTAGTGAATTGAAAGCAAAAAATCCGGGTATGATGACCTTAATCGGTTTTGCGATAAGCGTAGCTTATATCTATAGTGCAGCAACCGTATTTGGTTTGAAAGGAATGGACTTCTTTTGGGAACTGACAACGCTGATCCTAATCATGCTCTTAGGGCACTGGATTGAAATGCGTTCAGTTGCCGGGGCATCGAGGGAATTAGAGTTGCTGGTACAGTTGATGCCTGCTGAAGCGCATTTGATTGATGGTAAAAACACAAGCGAAGTTAAAACCGATAGTTTAAAGTCGGGTGATCTGATCTTAATCAAACCGGGTGAAAAAATTCCTGCTGACGGCATTATTGAGGATGGGGAAAGTTACCTCAATGAGTCTATGCTAACGGGAGAGTCTACTCCGGTGCAAAAATCCAAAGGACAGGACGTCATCGCAGGTTCTGTAAATGGCAACGGTTCATTACGGGTAAGAGTAACTCATAGTGGCGAAGATTCTTATTTGTCCAAAGTAATTACCCTGGTTAAAAATGCCCAGGATGCAAAATCCAACACGCAGCTATTAGCCGATAAAGCAGCAAAATGGCTGACCATTATCGCGCTTATAGCAGGTATCGGCACTTTTGCCTTTTGGCTGGCAGATGGTAAAGACCTGGCCTTTGCCATGGAAAGAATGGTTACGGTCATCGTTATCTGCTGTCCCCACGCTTTGGGGCTTGCCGTTCCGCTTGTAGTAGCAAAATCGACCTCTCTTTCTGCGAAGCATGGCTTGCTCATTAAAAACAGGACCGCATTTGAAAACTCCCGAAAGATCAGCACGATTGTTTTTGATAAAACCGGAACCCTTACGGTGGGAAAATTTGAAGTGGCCCGGGTACTTGTGATCGACCATCAAAGCAATGACCATCAAAAATGGGAAAATGAAATGCTGCGAATTGTCGCCGCGCTGGAGCAAAATTCAGAGCATCCTATTGCCACAGGAATTCTTGCCGAGATCAAGAAACGTTCTTTGGATGTTCCCAAAGCAATAGACTTTCAGGCGATAACAGGTAAGGGCGTGGAAGCAATGGTGGAGGGTAAACACCTCAAGGTAGTAAGCCCCGGCTATCTTAATGAAAAGCATATCGCTTTACCAGAGGGATTTGAGGCTAACGGCAGCGAAACGGTGGTCTTCGTTATAATCAATGAGGTTTTATACGGCTATATCGCTTTATCAGATACGATACGCCCTGAGTCGGCTGAAGCTATACAAACTCTGCATGACAACGGGATCAAATCACTGCTATTAACCGGCGATAATAGTCAAGTCGCTGAAAGTGTAAGCAACCAGTTAAAAATGGATGGCTTTTTTGCCGAGGTTTTACCGCATCAAAAATTAGATAAAATCAAGGAATTGCAGCAAAAAGGTGAGTTCGTAGCCATGACCGGGGACGGGGTGAACGATGCACCGCCGCTGGCTCAGGCAGATATAGGTATTGCGGTAGGTTCCGGCAGCGATATTGCGGCGGAAACCGCAGGGATCGTTTTAGTAAATAGTAATCCCAAAGACATCGTTAGTTTGATCCTGTTTGGAAAGGCGACCTATCGTAAAATGGTTCAAAATCTGGCTTGGGCGACAGGTTACAATGTGGTGGCCTTGCCCCTTGCCGCCGGTGTGCTTTATAACCAGGGTATTGTATTAAGCCCTGCAGTGGGAGCTGTATTGATGACCGTTAGCACGGTCGTAGTGGCCATTAATGCAAGCTTACTAAAAGTAAAACAGTCATAA
- a CDS encoding TlpA family protein disulfide reductase codes for MSHQTSITKMKACKIVAIGLFLIITAALNGSASPFYSYTNSLPVPGFKDSFVDKETPSFTLEDKNGKRIKLTDLKGKIVLINFWAPWCAPCREEMPGLDKLYRHFKEDTNVIFITVDMDHNLKKSLAFMSSNQLMLPVYVAETQIPADFIGDAIPATVILDQSGKIVFKQEGGLDFNDEHFIKYLKSLLTK; via the coding sequence ATGAGCCATCAAACATCCATCACGAAAATGAAAGCCTGTAAAATTGTAGCTATCGGCTTATTTCTGATAATAACAGCTGCGCTCAATGGTTCGGCTAGCCCTTTCTATTCATATACAAACAGCCTTCCGGTACCTGGCTTTAAAGATTCTTTTGTAGATAAAGAAACACCATCTTTTACGCTGGAAGACAAAAATGGTAAAAGGATAAAATTGACCGACTTAAAGGGGAAAATCGTACTTATTAATTTCTGGGCTCCGTGGTGCGCGCCTTGCAGAGAAGAAATGCCCGGCTTGGATAAATTGTACAGACATTTCAAGGAAGATACAAACGTAATATTCATCACAGTGGATATGGATCATAATTTGAAAAAGTCTCTTGCTTTTATGAGCAGCAATCAATTGATGCTTCCTGTTTACGTTGCAGAGACTCAGATTCCTGCAGATTTTATAGGTGACGCAATCCCTGCAACGGTTATTTTAGATCAATCTGGCAAAATTGTTTTCAAACAAGAAGGGGGATTAGACTTTAACGATGAGCATTTTATCAAGTATTTAAAGAGTTTATTAACAAAATAA